The Malus domestica chromosome 13, GDT2T_hap1 genome includes a window with the following:
- the LOC103453135 gene encoding late embryogenesis abundant protein D-34-like: MNQGQPRRPREDEARPIKYGDVFSVSGQLADKPIAPQDANMMQTAETMIFGQTQKGGPASVMQSAASRNERAGLVRHDQATDVAGSEGVTVTETDVPGSRIITESVGGQVVGQYVQPTPVAQATAAGFMQQNSITIGEALEASAQTAGDRPIDQSDAAAIQAAEVRATGSSVISQGGLAAMAQSAAAYNAGTEREQDKIKLTDVLSGATAKLPVDKAATRQDAEGVVSAELRNNPDLGTRPGGVAASVIAAARLNESIKM; the protein is encoded by the exons ATGAACCAGGGACAGCCACGGAGGCCTCGGGAGGACGAGGCGCGGCCGATCAAGTACGGAGACGTTTTCTCCGTCTCAGGGCAACTCGCTGACAAACCCATTGCACCGCAAGATGCTAACATGATGCAGACCGCTGAGACCATGATTTTCGGGCAGACCCAGAAGGGCGGTCCGGCCTCTGTCATGCAGTCGGCCGCCAGCCGGAACGAAAGAGCCGGTCTCGTCCGCCATGACCAGGCTACTGATGTTGCTGGAAGTGAAGGTGTCACTGTTACCGAGACTGATGTCCCCGGCAGCCGCATCATCACTGAATCAGTTGGTGGACAG GTGGTTGGGCAGTATGTGCAGCCTACCCCGGTGGCGCAGGCAACTGCGGCGGGGTTCATGCAGCAGAACTCAATCACCATAGGTGAAGCACTGGAAGCCTCGGCCCAAACAGCGGGTGACAGGCCAATTGATCAAAGCGATGCTGCGGCCATTCAGGCAGCTGAGGTGAGAGCGACAGGCAGCAGTGTGATAAGCCAGGGTGGGCTGGCCGCCATGGCTCAATCCGCTGCAGCGTACAATGCTGGGACTGAGAGGGAGCAGGACAAGATCAAGCTCACTGATGTGTTGTCG GGTGCAACTGCGAAGCTGCCCGTGGACAAAGCCGCGACGAGGCAGGATGCTGAAGGAGTTGTGAGCGCTGAGCTGCGAAACAATCCGGACTTGGGAACCCGTCCCGGTGGAGTGGCAGCGTCGGTCATAGCGGCTGCTAGGCTGAATgagagtataaaaatgtga